In Panicum virgatum strain AP13 chromosome 4N, P.virgatum_v5, whole genome shotgun sequence, a single window of DNA contains:
- the LOC120670806 gene encoding probable carboxylesterase 15, translated as MDMPTMPAAGDAPPPAKAVVEDIDGFLRVLDDGTVLRSSEGPEFCPATFPGTHPSVQWKEAVYDKAKNLRVRMYKPSSSSSSSSTAAGNNGKKKLPVLVHFHGGGFCLGSCAWANVHAFCLRLAADAAAVVLSAGYRLAPEHRLPAAFDDGVAFLRWLRDQQCPAADGWLADAADFGRVFVTGDSAGGTIAHHLAVRAGAGELDLGLGPATVKVRGYVLLMPFFGGARRTRSEAECPGEELLNLDLFDRLWRLSLPAGATRDHPAANPFGPDSPDLGAVDLRPVLVVAGGLDMLRDRAADYAERLAAMGKPVELVEFAGQPHGFYTLDPGSDATGELIAVVSRFVRSRLANA; from the coding sequence ATGGACATGCCAACCATGCCCGCCGCCGGAGATGCACCTCCGCCAGCCAAAGCCGTCGTGGAGGACATCGACGGCTTCCTGCGCGTCCTCGACGACGGCACCGTTCTCCGGTCGTCGGAGGGACCCGAGTTCTGCCCGGCCACCTTCCCCGGCACCCACCCGTCAGTGCAATGGAAGGAGGCCGTCTACGACAAGGCCAAGAACCTCCGCGTCCGCATGTACAAGCCTTCGTCgtcttcgtcgtcgtcgtccacgGCGGCCGGGAATAACGGGAAGAAGAAGCTGCCGGTGCTCGTCCacttccacggcggcggcttctGTCTCGGGTCCTGCGCGTGGGCCAACGTGCACGCGttctgcctccgcctcgccgccgacgctgcCGCCGTCGTGCTCTCCGCGGGCTACCGCCTCGCGCCCGAGCACCGCCTCCCCGCGGCCTTCGACGACGGCGTCGCCTTCCTGCGCTGGCTCCGCGACCAGCAGTGCCCGGCCGCCGACGGCTggctcgccgacgccgccgactTCGGCCGCGTGTTCGTCACCGGCGACTCGGCCGGCGGCACCATCGCGCACCACCTCGccgtgcgcgccggcgccggcgagctcgacctcGGCCTCGGCCCTGCCACCGTCAAAGTCCGAGGCTACGTCCTTCTGATGCCGTTCttcggcggcgcccggcggacGCGGTCGGAGGCCGAGTGCCCCGGCGAGGAGCTGCTGAACCTGGACCTGTTCGACCGGCTCTGGCGGCTGTCGCTGCCGGCCGGGGCCACCAGGGACCATCCGGCGGCGAACCCGTTCGGCCCGGACAGCCCCGACCTGGGCGCGGTGGACCTCCGGCCGGTCCttgtggtcgccggcggcctcgaCATGCTGCGCGACCGCGCCGCCGACTACGCGGAGAGGTTGGCGGCGATGGGTAAGCCCGTGGAGCTCGTGGAGTTCGCCGGCCAGCCGCACGGGTTCTACACGCTCGACCCGGGGTCCGACGCCACCGGCGAGCTGATCGCCGTCGTTAGCCGATTCGTACGCAGCCGCCTGGCGAATGCTTGA